The following are encoded in a window of Bdellovibrio svalbardensis genomic DNA:
- a CDS encoding M20 family metallopeptidase, whose product MNFVEACRQLISIDSTPTHGNRELAKWAAAFCRQQGLYVEEQEEIVGDLEQVNVIARPTNERPIAEFLLQNHLDTVEPGPFSLWTQTGSNPFDAHIIDGRIYGLGAADVKLDFLCKLWALASFGKDRVWKLHPVLVGTFGEETGMQGALKLIRKNKIAAKMALIGEPSDLQLINAAKGFASVEIRIPFSDEEVQYRQEHNLRESTSTQSKLFRGKASHSSTPHLGESAISKMLEYLMMLPDSVNVMEIDGGVNFNTVPSNAFLEIDIDSAVKEPIAKKIANIFRAIKAMELDFLNYKDNDFHPSTPTLNIGLIRTNEDDIQISGSCRIPPIITHEVYEKWMDDLRVVCERNGAIFRVNDYKKPYRTEMNSMLVKGCLDELRALGMSDRPITQPSTNEASIFSRVGIECVCFGPGKREDNVHTPKEHVAIADLEKAIEFYKKIIERFCL is encoded by the coding sequence TTGAATTTCGTCGAAGCTTGTCGTCAGCTAATTTCTATCGATAGCACGCCCACTCATGGCAATCGCGAGCTTGCAAAGTGGGCGGCGGCCTTCTGTCGTCAACAGGGTTTGTACGTCGAAGAGCAAGAGGAAATTGTTGGCGACCTAGAGCAGGTTAATGTGATCGCCCGTCCTACGAACGAGCGGCCTATTGCAGAATTCTTGTTGCAGAATCACCTCGACACAGTTGAACCGGGTCCTTTTTCTTTGTGGACTCAGACGGGGAGCAATCCCTTTGATGCACATATCATTGATGGAAGGATCTATGGTCTGGGCGCCGCCGATGTGAAGTTGGATTTCCTTTGTAAGCTGTGGGCTTTGGCTTCTTTTGGCAAAGATCGTGTCTGGAAACTGCATCCTGTTCTGGTGGGCACTTTCGGTGAAGAAACCGGAATGCAGGGTGCCTTAAAACTGATTCGAAAAAATAAGATCGCCGCCAAGATGGCTTTGATCGGTGAACCGAGTGATTTGCAGTTGATCAATGCGGCAAAGGGTTTTGCGAGTGTTGAAATTCGCATTCCTTTCTCGGATGAAGAGGTACAGTATCGCCAAGAACATAATCTTCGCGAAAGTACTTCAACCCAGTCGAAGTTGTTCCGCGGAAAAGCTTCGCATTCGTCGACCCCGCATTTGGGCGAGAGTGCGATTTCCAAAATGCTTGAATATCTGATGATGCTTCCGGATTCGGTGAACGTCATGGAGATCGATGGCGGTGTGAATTTCAATACCGTTCCGAGCAACGCCTTTTTGGAAATCGATATTGATTCAGCTGTGAAGGAGCCGATCGCAAAAAAAATTGCGAATATCTTCCGTGCTATTAAAGCTATGGAATTGGATTTCCTTAACTACAAAGATAATGATTTCCACCCCAGCACTCCCACTCTGAATATCGGCCTCATTCGTACAAACGAAGATGACATTCAAATTTCGGGCAGCTGCCGCATACCGCCGATCATCACCCACGAAGTTTATGAAAAGTGGATGGATGATCTTCGTGTGGTTTGCGAAAGAAATGGCGCTATCTTCCGTGTGAATGATTACAAAAAGCCGTACCGCACAGAGATGAATTCGATGCTGGTGAAAGGCTGTTTGGACGAACTTCGCGCCCTTGGCATGAGTGACAGACCGATCACTCAGCCCTCCACCAATGAAGCGAGTATTTTTTCGCGGGTGGGAATTGAGTGTGTGTGCTTTGGTCCCGGAAAAAGGGAAGATAATGTGCATACACCGAAAGAGCATGTGGCCATTGCTGATTTAGAAAAGGCCATTGAGTTTTATAAGAAGATTATCGAAAGGTTTTGTTTATGA
- a CDS encoding aminotransferase class III-fold pyridoxal phosphate-dependent enzyme, with translation MSSLVGHQIKQSEKINSLIQELVGEVTKLNSQLPGIRAPQDDCKEAAKQKIEAIGLNRGRPLHYPYMGTGAGRGPYVELEDGSVKLDLINGIGIHLMGHANPRVIAAAVRGSLSDILTQGNLQPNNEYRLFTEKMVKIASRNSRLKYAWIATCGTMANENALKLARQKNSPARYVLSFKDAFAGRSTMMAEVTDNPAYKQGLPEYHEVLRIPFYDKRDPQSGEKALAALKEHVAKHEGNIAVFGFEPMLGEGGYQAAPREFFVPLLEYCKSKNIAVWADEVQTFTRTGEYFAFETLDLGKYIDICTIAKTAQIGATLYTEEYNPKPGLIAGTFSGSTPSLSAGMEMLDMLSEGFLGPNGRIQQIHKRFISGLNKLNETTCKGIASDAGGMGLMVAFTPHDGKKESANSFLNKLFANGVIAFPCGKDPVRARFLIPAIIQDEDIDVALKAIEKTLLEGA, from the coding sequence ATGAGCTCTCTTGTTGGCCACCAAATTAAACAATCTGAAAAAATTAATTCTTTGATTCAAGAGCTTGTGGGTGAAGTGACAAAGCTAAATTCTCAGCTTCCTGGCATTCGCGCACCTCAAGATGATTGCAAAGAGGCAGCAAAACAAAAAATCGAAGCAATTGGTTTAAATCGTGGTCGTCCTCTTCATTACCCATACATGGGAACGGGTGCTGGTCGTGGACCCTACGTGGAGCTAGAAGATGGCAGCGTTAAGTTGGATCTTATCAATGGCATTGGCATTCACTTGATGGGTCACGCAAATCCTCGCGTGATCGCAGCGGCGGTGCGTGGTTCATTGTCTGATATTTTGACGCAAGGAAATCTTCAGCCAAATAATGAATATCGTCTGTTCACAGAAAAAATGGTGAAGATTGCTTCTCGCAACAGCCGTTTGAAGTACGCGTGGATTGCGACTTGCGGAACGATGGCCAATGAAAATGCGCTGAAATTGGCTCGTCAAAAAAATTCACCAGCCAGATACGTTCTAAGTTTCAAAGATGCTTTTGCCGGTCGTTCGACAATGATGGCGGAAGTGACTGATAACCCAGCTTACAAACAAGGACTGCCGGAATATCATGAAGTGCTGCGCATTCCTTTCTATGATAAGCGTGATCCTCAATCTGGCGAAAAAGCATTGGCAGCGTTAAAAGAGCACGTTGCGAAGCACGAAGGCAATATCGCCGTGTTTGGATTTGAACCGATGCTGGGTGAAGGTGGTTATCAGGCGGCTCCACGTGAGTTCTTTGTGCCCCTTCTTGAGTATTGTAAATCTAAAAATATCGCAGTTTGGGCCGACGAGGTGCAGACCTTCACTCGTACCGGCGAATACTTTGCGTTTGAAACATTGGATTTGGGCAAATACATCGACATTTGCACCATCGCAAAAACCGCGCAAATCGGGGCAACGCTTTACACTGAGGAATACAATCCAAAGCCAGGTTTGATTGCGGGAACTTTCTCGGGATCTACGCCTTCATTATCTGCGGGTATGGAAATGCTCGACATGCTTTCAGAAGGCTTCCTGGGACCAAATGGCCGTATTCAACAGATTCATAAACGCTTTATCAGCGGCTTGAATAAATTGAATGAAACGACTTGCAAAGGGATCGCTTCCGATGCGGGTGGTATGGGCTTGATGGTGGCTTTCACCCCACACGATGGCAAAAAGGAAAGCGCGAACTCATTCTTGAATAAGCTTTTTGCAAACGGCGTGATCGCATTCCCATGTGGTAAGGATCCTGTTCGTGCGCGTTTCTTGATTCCAGCTATTATCCAAGACGAAGATATCGACGTGGCTTTGAAAGCGATCGAAAAAACTCTTCTTGAAGGGGCTTAA
- a CDS encoding tetratricopeptide repeat protein, translating to MTKRLIVFFFTLILPSLLWAQNATFAEYFKQGTQFYSAKEYEKARDAFAKAVETDPHNATALTNLALAQFQLGKKPLAIGLLRKALASDPELTTARAGLKYAQSQMEIKDVPHQIETYESVRSKLLAPVPLLAYLILTALLLFAAGWVLLSYLGRRRTALHEEKSPPPTPVIGLLFSLGFIVSLTLLCLKIYDSSILRATVIEEKVSLQTAPGENQAAILDLYGGMEVVVKTLDKDWAQVTYPGSLTGWIKSSSVIITSGQ from the coding sequence ATGACGAAGCGACTCATCGTGTTCTTTTTTACTCTGATTTTGCCCTCTTTACTGTGGGCCCAAAATGCAACTTTCGCCGAATACTTTAAGCAAGGGACTCAATTTTATAGCGCGAAGGAATACGAAAAGGCGCGTGACGCATTTGCCAAAGCCGTGGAGACAGATCCACACAACGCAACAGCTCTTACAAACTTGGCTTTAGCCCAGTTTCAGCTCGGAAAAAAGCCTCTTGCTATTGGCCTTCTGCGCAAAGCTTTGGCTTCCGATCCAGAACTTACCACGGCGCGAGCTGGACTAAAGTATGCCCAATCACAAATGGAAATCAAAGACGTTCCCCATCAAATAGAGACTTACGAAAGTGTAAGATCTAAGCTGTTGGCACCTGTTCCTTTGCTGGCTTATCTCATTCTTACCGCACTTTTACTTTTTGCTGCGGGATGGGTTCTTCTTTCTTATTTGGGTCGTCGTCGCACCGCTTTGCATGAAGAAAAATCGCCCCCACCAACACCGGTGATCGGTCTTCTTTTTTCTTTAGGATTCATAGTTTCCTTAACTTTGCTCTGTCTGAAAATCTACGACAGCAGCATTCTGCGTGCGACCGTTATCGAAGAAAAAGTTTCACTGCAAACTGCGCCAGGAGAAAACCAAGCTGCAATCTTGGATCTATATGGTGGAATGGAAGTTGTCGTCAAAACCCTTGATAAAGACTGGGCACAAGTCACTTACCCCGGCTCATTAACTGGTTGGATTAAGTCTTCGTCGGTCATCATCACATCTGGGCAGTAG
- a CDS encoding outer membrane protein assembly factor BamD — protein MTLICASSLFITGCSSVERNSNTPEGAFAIAEEFDKGERFEEAIRRYTEVKNKFPYSNFATKAELAIADVYYKQESYAESQVAYQMFKDLHPTAPQADYVQFRLGMSYYNQLPATIDRDLSLANDTILNLTDLIKKYPNSQYVAEAKEKRTATVKMLGEKEEYIADFYFKREIYDSALGRYEGLYKNFGGLGFEKKALSRIVISAKKIDDTPKAEKYMKILAADFPGSSEFKAAEKVMK, from the coding sequence ATGACACTTATTTGCGCAAGCAGCTTGTTCATCACAGGCTGCTCTTCTGTGGAGAGAAACTCCAATACGCCGGAAGGTGCTTTTGCTATTGCCGAGGAATTCGACAAGGGCGAGCGCTTCGAAGAGGCGATTCGTCGTTATACAGAAGTAAAAAATAAATTCCCTTATAGCAACTTTGCGACCAAAGCAGAACTTGCGATTGCGGATGTTTACTACAAGCAAGAGTCCTACGCGGAATCGCAAGTAGCCTATCAGATGTTTAAGGATCTTCATCCGACAGCACCGCAAGCGGATTATGTTCAATTCCGTTTGGGTATGAGCTACTACAATCAGTTGCCGGCAACAATCGATCGTGACTTATCTCTGGCGAATGACACAATCCTCAATCTTACTGATTTGATTAAAAAATATCCAAACTCACAGTACGTGGCAGAGGCTAAAGAAAAACGCACTGCGACTGTAAAAATGCTGGGTGAAAAAGAAGAATACATCGCAGATTTCTACTTTAAACGTGAGATCTATGACAGTGCTTTGGGTCGCTATGAAGGTCTTTACAAAAACTTCGGCGGATTGGGCTTTGAAAAGAAAGCTTTATCTCGCATCGTGATCAGCGCGAAGAAGATCGACGACACTCCGAAAGCAGAAAAATATATGAAAATTCTTGCCGCGGATTTCCCAGGCAGCTCTGAATTCAAAGCCGCTGAAAAGGTGATGAAATAA
- a CDS encoding tetratricopeptide repeat protein: MMNSITDDMLSEARGNFINGNYKMAEPILNQMLLQNTRNPEVYQMLATIFYDKGQFSKAIKTFRRALEIDPTYTDASVGLSIILNDLGKYDEGKQVFLDAQAQLDKKSGKQDPFVDEKLASKHEELADLYYQYKRYNEALEQLLKAQKLSGRKAEITLRVSEVNVQLGHTERAIKDLKALIREYPHLIPARLKLGAIYYNSNNIAEATEQWENILIRDPQHPEALRYLKMAQAAGITSIDL; this comes from the coding sequence ATGATGAATTCAATCACTGACGACATGCTTTCCGAGGCCCGTGGAAATTTCATCAATGGCAATTACAAGATGGCAGAGCCCATTTTGAATCAGATGCTATTGCAGAACACACGCAATCCTGAAGTTTATCAGATGCTGGCCACAATCTTTTACGATAAAGGCCAATTCAGCAAAGCGATCAAAACTTTCCGCAGAGCTCTTGAGATTGATCCCACTTACACGGACGCCAGCGTAGGGCTTTCTATTATCCTCAATGATTTGGGTAAGTATGATGAAGGCAAACAGGTCTTCCTGGATGCTCAAGCTCAATTGGATAAAAAATCAGGCAAACAAGACCCCTTCGTGGACGAGAAGCTTGCTTCTAAACACGAAGAACTGGCTGACCTTTACTACCAGTACAAGCGCTACAATGAAGCTTTGGAACAATTGTTAAAAGCACAGAAGCTTTCGGGCAGAAAAGCCGAGATCACTTTGCGTGTTTCCGAAGTAAATGTGCAATTAGGCCATACTGAACGTGCTATCAAAGATCTTAAGGCTTTGATTCGCGAGTACCCACACTTAATTCCAGCTCGCCTAAAGCTTGGGGCTATCTACTACAACTCAAACAACATTGCTGAAGCCACAGAACAATGGGAGAATATTCTCATTCGGGATCCACAACATCCCGAGGCGCTTCGTTATCTTAAGATGGCACAAGCAGCAGGCATTACATCGATTGATTTGTAG
- the hpt gene encoding hypoxanthine phosphoribosyltransferase, with product MAQLKDQMVPFLTREEIDGLISELAEQIEADYDGKEVIFICPLRGSMHVTADLMRKVDLPQQVDFVHVQAVEKGGAIKIVKDISVNIAGKHVLIVEEIIDTGRTLSFLRSRLFASAPASLKIVTLLDKPARRELPIKADYIGQTIDDRYVVGYGMDSEEIGRNYPDIYTLKN from the coding sequence ATGGCACAGCTTAAAGATCAAATGGTTCCTTTCCTTACGCGCGAAGAAATTGACGGGCTTATCTCTGAGCTTGCAGAACAAATCGAAGCTGATTACGACGGCAAGGAAGTGATCTTCATCTGTCCACTCCGTGGTTCTATGCATGTCACGGCTGATTTGATGAGAAAAGTGGATCTTCCACAGCAAGTCGACTTCGTTCACGTTCAAGCGGTTGAAAAAGGCGGAGCGATCAAAATCGTTAAAGATATCTCTGTAAACATCGCTGGAAAGCACGTTTTGATCGTTGAGGAAATCATCGATACTGGCCGCACTTTGAGCTTCCTAAGAAGCCGTTTGTTCGCTTCAGCTCCAGCTTCTCTTAAAATTGTCACTTTGCTTGATAAACCCGCTCGCCGTGAATTGCCGATCAAAGCTGATTATATTGGTCAGACTATTGATGATCGCTATGTTGTGGGTTACGGAATGGATTCTGAGGAAATCGGAAGAAACTATCCAGATATCTATACTTTGAAGAACTAG
- a CDS encoding Flp1 family type IVb pilin → MKKFKNFSKKLFKNQSGQGATEYILLLVVVVSLVMIFKKDIQSAVSDKIGQLKDGMGQVNVQ, encoded by the coding sequence ATGAAGAAGTTCAAGAACTTTTCTAAGAAGCTTTTTAAAAATCAATCAGGTCAAGGTGCTACTGAGTACATTCTTTTGCTCGTAGTTGTCGTAAGCCTAGTGATGATTTTCAAGAAGGATATTCAATCTGCTGTATCTGACAAAATTGGTCAGCTTAAAGACGGCATGGGCCAAGTCAACGTTCAGTAA
- a CDS encoding TadE/TadG family type IV pilus assembly protein, translating into MKSTLQNQRGQFVIEAVLLMVVMLGVFIASMNTLREGKYLANLIERPWAEVQGMLECGVWGPPSKACKTLPGQLGRQVSLKPN; encoded by the coding sequence ATGAAAAGCACTCTGCAAAACCAACGTGGTCAATTTGTTATCGAAGCTGTTTTGCTAATGGTGGTGATGCTTGGAGTTTTTATCGCGAGCATGAATACACTGCGTGAAGGAAAATATCTGGCAAACCTGATCGAACGCCCCTGGGCCGAAGTTCAAGGAATGCTGGAATGTGGCGTTTGGGGCCCTCCTTCCAAAGCATGTAAAACATTGCCCGGTCAGCTAGGAAGACAAGTATCGCTGAAACCTAACTAA
- the cpaB gene encoding Flp pilus assembly protein CpaB yields MGPNDTRNLWLSIGAGVFATFLLYSYSQEKKAEYDKRFGSTKRVVVAKDDIAEMQTIYDTMVETKELPADFIQPEAITVPDEIIGNVAAVPIRKGQMVLKNNLLTPGPDTGIALQVAPSKRAIAIPVDEVRAVAKMIRPGDRVDIFAAVDSGKGVNQKREVFTMMSDVVVLATGVSVVNNIPRMFELDASGKNLSQIALTGDTKYTTITVEATPKEAQDLFYILSTAPGNLFFALRNPSDRTVPPRMPSSTSDSVAGRPVVSLEGAPPAAVAPPMMQQPARPAMAPTMQQRTAPPPTQRPGGFHTL; encoded by the coding sequence ATGGGACCGAATGACACACGAAATTTATGGCTTTCGATCGGAGCAGGAGTCTTCGCGACCTTCCTGTTATATAGCTATTCTCAAGAGAAAAAAGCTGAGTACGATAAACGCTTCGGCTCTACAAAGCGTGTCGTGGTCGCCAAAGACGATATTGCCGAAATGCAAACGATCTATGATACAATGGTAGAGACCAAAGAACTTCCTGCTGACTTTATTCAGCCTGAAGCGATCACCGTCCCTGATGAAATCATCGGTAACGTGGCAGCTGTTCCTATTCGTAAAGGACAGATGGTTTTGAAAAATAACTTGCTGACTCCAGGACCTGACACGGGGATTGCGTTGCAAGTGGCGCCAAGTAAACGCGCCATCGCCATTCCGGTGGATGAGGTGCGTGCGGTGGCAAAAATGATTCGCCCTGGTGACCGCGTTGATATCTTCGCCGCTGTGGACAGTGGCAAAGGTGTAAATCAAAAGCGTGAAGTCTTCACGATGATGAGTGACGTTGTGGTTCTTGCTACCGGCGTGAGTGTTGTGAACAACATTCCACGTATGTTCGAACTCGATGCCTCTGGAAAAAATCTCAGTCAGATTGCGCTGACTGGTGATACCAAATATACGACGATTACTGTGGAAGCGACTCCCAAAGAGGCTCAGGATTTGTTCTATATCCTGTCAACAGCTCCGGGAAATCTCTTCTTCGCTTTAAGAAATCCTAGTGACAGAACTGTCCCGCCTCGCATGCCGAGTTCGACGTCAGATTCTGTAGCTGGAAGACCGGTTGTTTCTTTGGAGGGAGCTCCGCCAGCGGCTGTGGCTCCACCAATGATGCAGCAACCGGCTAGACCCGCAATGGCTCCAACGATGCAACAACGTACGGCACCTCCACCAACACAACGACCGGGTGGATTTCACACTTTGTAG
- a CDS encoding BON domain-containing protein, protein MKYELLILSLLLSLSGNTARAEDDLTADPTVSVSEESGGSYRSRKFLSLTLGIEHDEKLPPIPNEVEFRGDFRRIVTAAYAKDLNVIRFTPKADGFATLTIHDKKNGKIVAEYRIDIKKSKLDKVVREMRALLGDIEGINIKIVNNKVVVDGQILLPKDLARIYNVVQQFGDQASSLVTLSPLAQKKIAEFITRDINNPEIEVRAVNDKIILQGWANSDDEKVRAEIIAKTYLPDIVIEAAEEKGVIKKRKPANDGVINLIQVKEAAPKPPSKMIQMVVHYVELNKDYSKAFKFQFTPELADNSQLTVSSGGSAAGGVVSSLTGVVSNLLPKLNWAKQHGHARILQSTSLIVEDGKKGEIKQVTNQPYAVIGQNGTQGTAFAEVGIVTTITPMLLGEKSGSVHIDMAFKVSSMIGSTPAGAPITSNNEMTSSVIVRDRQSAAVGGLIRNSSTTGYNRPAGQKNPIISLYASKEFAKDQSQFVVFVTPVVKTSASAGAEQIKKKFRLRD, encoded by the coding sequence ATGAAATACGAACTACTCATACTAAGTTTGCTTCTTAGTCTGAGCGGAAATACGGCCCGCGCTGAGGATGATCTCACTGCGGATCCAACTGTTTCTGTCTCTGAAGAATCCGGCGGATCCTATCGCTCTCGCAAATTCTTAAGTCTTACTCTTGGCATTGAACATGACGAGAAGCTTCCCCCTATTCCAAACGAAGTGGAGTTCCGTGGTGACTTCCGTCGTATCGTGACAGCGGCTTATGCCAAGGATCTCAATGTCATTCGCTTCACTCCCAAAGCGGATGGCTTTGCGACTCTGACTATTCATGACAAAAAGAATGGCAAAATCGTTGCCGAGTACCGCATCGACATCAAGAAAAGCAAACTCGATAAAGTGGTCCGCGAAATGCGCGCCCTTCTGGGTGATATCGAAGGTATTAATATCAAAATCGTAAATAACAAAGTTGTCGTTGACGGCCAAATCCTTCTCCCTAAGGATTTAGCGCGCATTTACAATGTGGTTCAACAGTTCGGTGATCAAGCTTCGTCTTTGGTGACTTTAAGCCCTCTGGCACAAAAGAAAATTGCAGAATTCATCACTCGCGACATCAACAATCCTGAAATCGAAGTTCGTGCCGTGAATGACAAAATCATTCTTCAAGGCTGGGCAAATAGCGATGACGAAAAAGTTCGCGCAGAGATTATTGCAAAGACTTACCTTCCCGACATCGTCATTGAAGCGGCTGAAGAAAAAGGTGTGATCAAGAAACGTAAACCGGCAAATGATGGCGTGATCAATCTTATTCAAGTCAAAGAAGCGGCTCCAAAGCCACCTTCTAAAATGATTCAAATGGTTGTTCACTATGTAGAACTGAATAAGGACTATTCGAAAGCGTTTAAGTTCCAGTTCACTCCTGAACTTGCTGACAACTCTCAGCTTACTGTCTCCAGTGGCGGCAGCGCTGCCGGCGGTGTGGTAAGTTCACTCACTGGTGTCGTTTCCAATCTCTTGCCTAAATTAAATTGGGCAAAACAACATGGTCACGCTCGTATTTTACAAAGTACTAGTTTGATTGTTGAAGATGGCAAAAAAGGTGAAATCAAACAGGTGACGAACCAACCGTACGCGGTGATCGGTCAGAATGGAACTCAGGGAACTGCCTTCGCCGAAGTGGGTATCGTGACAACCATCACGCCAATGCTTTTGGGTGAAAAGTCAGGTTCCGTGCATATTGATATGGCCTTTAAGGTCAGCAGTATGATCGGTAGCACGCCAGCGGGTGCTCCAATTACCAGTAATAATGAGATGACAAGCTCCGTGATCGTGCGTGACCGTCAAAGTGCGGCCGTGGGCGGTCTGATCCGTAACTCTTCAACCACTGGGTACAATCGTCCAGCTGGTCAGAAGAATCCGATCATCAGCTTGTATGCCTCTAAAGAGTTCGCGAAAGATCAAAGCCAGTTCGTGGTGTTTGTGACTCCAGTCGTAAAGACTTCAGCCAGCGCCGGAGCTGAACAGATCAAGAAGAAGTTCCGTTTACGTGATTAG
- a CDS encoding ATPase, T2SS/T4P/T4SS family, translated as MAINPNCNLIAVVGGKGGVGKSVFAANFACALMTELRTQVLLVDADSKSVGDQNVIMGLKPVKTLKELSSFQGSLNSQPMNTLVTMHPSGLAYVGAVRGPEESMNIAPDMLGKLLDFFSRAFKFVVVDCGNDLGPAQMAVLQEATAIMIVTTPEVLVVTQTQRLINELLSATFPKDMFQLVINKASPTGLSPQAISNQLQLPFLGIIPQDEATSTMAMQKYQPFVLAAPKAPVTAAYFDLSRKLTGGVIQRLKTLSRPKPAPTVSAEGGNAAALPGTAGMDPRTILKIRIHNELIRTVDLKKLLMDTKDENKEKEIREKTKREITLIVDKEAPDTAREERSKIIKEVLEEALGLGPLEDLLADPAVSEIMVNGYKKIFVEKSGKVQLSPVYFTSNDHLRRIIERIVTPLGRQINDSTPYVDARLKDGSRVNAVIEPLAIDGPALTIRKFKKGGITPEKYIEYGSITKNMIDFLRICAENGLNIVISGGTGSGKTSLLNMMSSFIPSNERVITVEDAAELQLQQEHVVRLETRPASMEGTNSVTIRDLIKNALRMRPDRIIVGECRDGAALDMLQAMNTGHDGSMTTTHANSPRECIARLETLCLMSGMDLPIRAIREQISGAVNLIVQISRLSDGSRKILSITEVAGMQGEIVTLAEIFRFKETGYDKNRKIQGVFQATGTIPSFIQKLSDKGVVIPREIFANDPAAANPAPAAKAAAPNIAAPKMPGMPGVTPPKKVG; from the coding sequence TTGGCTATCAATCCTAATTGTAATCTCATCGCTGTTGTTGGTGGTAAGGGAGGCGTCGGTAAGAGCGTCTTCGCTGCTAACTTTGCCTGTGCACTTATGACTGAGCTCCGCACTCAGGTTTTGCTTGTCGACGCTGATTCAAAAAGTGTCGGCGACCAAAACGTGATCATGGGTTTGAAACCCGTCAAAACTCTTAAAGAACTTTCAAGCTTCCAAGGCTCTTTGAATTCACAGCCGATGAACACTCTGGTGACTATGCATCCTTCGGGACTTGCCTACGTCGGAGCAGTTCGTGGACCTGAAGAAAGCATGAACATCGCGCCGGACATGCTTGGCAAACTCCTTGATTTTTTCAGTCGTGCATTCAAATTCGTCGTTGTGGATTGTGGTAACGATCTAGGCCCTGCGCAAATGGCGGTCCTTCAAGAAGCGACAGCCATCATGATCGTGACTACACCAGAGGTGCTCGTCGTGACTCAAACTCAGCGTTTGATTAACGAGCTTCTTTCTGCAACTTTCCCTAAAGACATGTTCCAGCTTGTGATAAATAAAGCCTCTCCAACGGGTCTTTCTCCTCAAGCAATTTCCAATCAATTGCAATTGCCGTTCTTAGGAATCATTCCTCAAGACGAAGCGACCTCAACAATGGCGATGCAAAAATATCAACCTTTCGTTTTGGCAGCTCCCAAAGCTCCCGTAACGGCTGCATACTTTGATCTATCAAGAAAGCTTACGGGCGGAGTCATTCAACGACTCAAAACTCTCTCTCGTCCAAAGCCGGCTCCCACTGTCAGCGCGGAAGGCGGCAACGCCGCGGCTCTTCCGGGGACTGCGGGAATGGATCCACGCACGATCCTCAAAATTCGTATTCATAATGAACTCATCCGAACAGTCGACCTTAAGAAGCTTCTTATGGACACCAAGGATGAGAACAAAGAAAAAGAGATTCGCGAAAAAACCAAACGTGAAATCACTTTGATCGTGGATAAAGAGGCTCCAGATACTGCGCGTGAAGAGCGCTCAAAAATTATTAAAGAAGTGCTGGAAGAAGCGCTGGGCTTGGGTCCTTTGGAAGATCTGCTTGCCGATCCAGCTGTCTCTGAGATCATGGTGAATGGTTATAAGAAAATCTTCGTTGAGAAAAGTGGTAAGGTGCAACTCAGCCCGGTCTACTTCACTTCGAATGATCATCTTCGTCGTATTATTGAGCGTATCGTGACCCCACTCGGCCGTCAGATCAACGACTCGACTCCCTATGTGGATGCGCGCTTGAAAGATGGTTCCCGTGTGAATGCCGTGATCGAGCCTTTGGCCATCGATGGCCCCGCTCTAACAATTCGTAAATTTAAAAAAGGCGGAATCACGCCTGAAAAATACATCGAATACGGAAGTATCACTAAGAACATGATCGACTTCCTTCGCATCTGTGCTGAAAACGGTTTGAACATCGTTATCTCTGGCGGTACCGGTTCAGGTAAAACATCTTTGCTGAATATGATGTCTTCATTCATTCCTTCGAATGAACGTGTTATCACTGTCGAGGATGCGGCCGAGCTGCAGCTTCAACAGGAGCACGTGGTCCGACTAGAGACTCGCCCAGCTTCGATGGAAGGCACGAACTCAGTCACGATCCGTGACTTGATTAAAAATGCCCTGCGTATGCGTCCTGATCGTATCATCGTGGGTGAGTGCCGTGACGGTGCCGCTCTAGATATGCTTCAAGCCATGAACACGGGTCATGATGGTTCAATGACCACTACACATGCCAACAGTCCCCGTGAATGTATTGCGCGTCTGGAAACTCTGTGCTTGATGTCAGGTATGGATCTTCCAATCCGCGCGATTCGCGAACAGATCTCTGGCGCGGTCAACTTGATTGTTCAGATCTCGCGTCTTTCTGATGGTAGCCGTAAGATCCTGAGCATCACTGAAGTTGCCGGAATGCAGGGCGAGATCGTGACTTTGGCGGAAATCTTCCGTTTCAAAGAAACTGGTTATGATAAAAATCGTAAAATCCAAGGTGTGTTCCAAGCAACTGGTACAATCCCTAGCTTCATTCAAAAATTAAGCGACAAGGGTGTTGTCATTCCGCGTGAGATCTTCGCCAATGACCCAGCCGCTGCGAACCCAGCCCCTGCAGCAAAGGCAGCAGCTCCAAATATCGCTGCACCGAAGATGCCGGGAATGCCAGGAGTCACACCTCCTAAGAAGGTGGGATAG